From a region of the candidate division KSB1 bacterium genome:
- a CDS encoding polysaccharide deacetylase family protein, which yields MKSGNAWISRPLKHVLSRALVASGVAAVWYHAVTVRRPQFRVLGYHSVTAEPAPSGTIERSLGVPVEQFARQMAFLRARFTPVHLEEFADYARDPRRYVRPPIAVTFDDGYRDNVKTALPILEKFGIPATIFVTTGHVGKKAPFWWNALSAWVWNAPPGRYRFSLHGEEHLFACASRKQRRQTFWHLFADLCAMEESERPLVLSHIGTVLGAGCQRSDWGPEMLSAEEIAGTKSPLLRFGAHTVHHVVLTKVPPDRRRWEVEESVAHLQRWTRREVSSFAYPLGDAASVDESVQRVVAEAGIGCAVTTLKGANSPTENPLALRRTLIDGGDDFFVFVCKALGLFDPSIR from the coding sequence ATGAAGTCAGGCAATGCCTGGATTTCCAGGCCCTTGAAACACGTGTTGAGCCGGGCGTTGGTGGCTTCCGGGGTGGCCGCCGTGTGGTACCATGCGGTCACGGTCAGGCGACCCCAATTTCGGGTGCTGGGGTATCACAGCGTCACAGCCGAACCTGCCCCTTCGGGGACTATCGAACGCAGCCTCGGTGTGCCAGTAGAGCAATTTGCCAGGCAGATGGCCTTCCTGCGCGCAAGATTCACACCGGTCCACCTGGAAGAGTTTGCCGACTATGCACGCGATCCGCGGCGGTACGTGCGGCCTCCCATCGCAGTGACGTTCGACGACGGCTATCGGGATAACGTGAAAACAGCTCTGCCGATCCTGGAAAAGTTCGGGATTCCTGCCACCATCTTCGTGACCACGGGTCATGTGGGCAAAAAAGCCCCGTTTTGGTGGAATGCCTTAAGCGCCTGGGTCTGGAACGCACCTCCCGGTCGGTACCGCTTCTCTCTTCATGGCGAAGAACACCTTTTCGCATGCGCGAGCAGGAAGCAGCGTCGACAGACCTTCTGGCACCTATTTGCGGACCTTTGTGCCATGGAAGAATCAGAAAGGCCACTTGTGCTGTCCCATATTGGAACAGTGCTCGGCGCAGGATGCCAGCGCAGCGATTGGGGGCCGGAAATGTTGAGTGCAGAGGAGATAGCCGGCACAAAGAGCCCGCTCCTCCGTTTTGGCGCCCATACAGTGCACCACGTGGTGCTCACTAAGGTGCCGCCGGACAGAAGAAGGTGGGAAGTGGAAGAATCAGTTGCCCACCTGCAGCGCTGGACCCGGCGCGAGGTCTCCTCGTTTGCCTACCCATTGGGCGACGCCGCTTCAGTTGACGAGAGCGTACAGAGGGTCGTGGCAGAGGCGGGGATCGGCTGTGCGGTCACTACCCTGAAAGGGGCAAACTCCCCGACAGAGAACCCGCTGGCCCTTCGCCGCACCCTCATCGATGGTGGAGACGACTTTTTTGTCTTCGTGTGCAAGGCCCTTGGGCTTTTTGACCCTTCAATCAGGTGA